One window from the genome of Pseudonocardia hierapolitana encodes:
- a CDS encoding winged helix DNA-binding domain-containing protein, producing MAERVLSTRELNRAVLARQLLLERAALSPEQAVEQVAGLQTQYAPSGYIGLWSRLAGFRRHALTEALLAGRVVQAWAMRCTIHMVSPADYWPFTEAVRQARREWWRRAHRAVGPVDMPAIAAAVRSHLADGPRKQAEIQRQLAAAGHPREVWPGVQLWVDLVRVPPAGTWNTPRAHVYGLAEHTVSVPEPAPSEQCATEFLVARYLRGFGPASPGDIASFCGWSITATRAVLARMQLCRYRTEAGGELVDVPGGPLPPADTPAPVRFLGQWDANLLVHARRAQILPEEHRPRVFARNIPQSVPTFLVDGQVAGTWRYIDGEVRCEPFQPLARDVAPEVEAEAARLATFHVE from the coding sequence ATGGCCGAACGCGTGCTCTCCACCCGGGAGCTCAACCGGGCGGTGCTCGCCCGCCAGCTGCTCCTGGAGCGCGCCGCGCTGAGCCCCGAGCAGGCCGTGGAGCAGGTGGCGGGGTTGCAGACGCAGTACGCGCCGTCGGGCTACATCGGGCTGTGGTCCCGGCTGGCGGGGTTCCGCCGTCATGCGCTTACCGAGGCGCTGCTCGCCGGCCGGGTGGTGCAGGCATGGGCGATGCGCTGCACGATCCACATGGTCTCGCCCGCCGACTACTGGCCGTTCACCGAGGCGGTGCGGCAGGCGCGGCGGGAGTGGTGGCGGCGGGCTCACCGGGCCGTCGGTCCGGTCGACATGCCGGCTATCGCGGCGGCGGTCCGCTCCCACCTCGCGGACGGGCCGCGGAAGCAGGCCGAGATCCAGCGGCAGCTGGCCGCCGCCGGGCACCCGCGGGAGGTCTGGCCGGGTGTGCAGCTGTGGGTCGACCTGGTGCGCGTGCCTCCGGCCGGCACGTGGAACACCCCCCGGGCCCACGTGTACGGGCTCGCCGAGCACACCGTGTCCGTCCCCGAGCCCGCCCCGAGCGAGCAGTGCGCCACGGAGTTCCTCGTCGCCCGCTACCTGCGCGGTTTCGGGCCTGCCTCGCCCGGCGACATCGCCTCGTTCTGCGGGTGGAGCATCACGGCCACGCGGGCGGTGCTCGCCCGGATGCAGCTGTGCCGGTACCGCACCGAGGCCGGGGGCGAGCTGGTCGATGTGCCGGGGGGCCCGCTGCCGCCCGCCGACACCCCGGCCCCCGTGCGGTTCCTCGGGCAGTGGGACGCCAACCTGCTCGTGCACGCCCGGCGCGCGCAGATCCTGCCCGAGGAGCACCGGCCGCGGGTGTTCGCGCGGAACATCCCGCAGTCGGTGCCCACGTTCCTCGTCGACGGGCAGGTCGCCGGCACGTGGCGCTACATCGACGGGGAGGTGCGGTGCGAGCCGTTCCAGCCGCTCGCGCGCGACGTGGCGCCGGAGGTGGAGGCCGAGGCGGCCCGGCTCGCGACCTTCCACGTGGAGTGA
- a CDS encoding GlxA family transcriptional regulator — protein MLSTVAVLVIPPLSPFEFGTVCEVFGIDRSDDGVPPFELRVCGEVAGRPVPTIVGADVVPSRGLDGLQGADLVVVSATRQREYSDAVLDAVRAAAAAGSTLLSICSGAFVLGAAGLLDDRPCTTHWDNADELGERYPRAKIDPDVLFVDDGNLITSAGTAAGIDACLHLVRRELGSAAVNVIARRMVVPPQRDGGQRQYIEMPVPVCRSDGLAPVLDWVLENLDVEHSVSDLARRARMSDRSFARRFVAETGTTPHKWLTLQRVLRAQRLLEDTDMGIDEVAQRSGFGSAALLRHHFRKIVGVAPADFRRTFAARAALAGS, from the coding sequence ATGCTCTCCACGGTCGCCGTGCTCGTGATCCCGCCGCTGTCGCCGTTCGAGTTCGGCACGGTCTGCGAGGTCTTCGGCATCGACCGCAGCGACGACGGCGTGCCGCCGTTCGAGCTGCGGGTGTGCGGTGAGGTCGCGGGTCGACCGGTGCCCACCATCGTCGGTGCCGACGTCGTGCCCTCGCGCGGCCTCGACGGTCTGCAGGGCGCCGACCTCGTCGTCGTCTCGGCCACCCGGCAGCGCGAGTACTCCGACGCGGTGCTCGACGCGGTGCGCGCCGCCGCTGCCGCGGGCAGCACGTTGCTCAGCATCTGCTCCGGAGCGTTCGTGCTGGGGGCGGCCGGGTTGCTCGACGACCGGCCCTGCACCACGCACTGGGACAACGCCGACGAGCTGGGCGAGCGCTACCCGCGCGCCAAGATCGATCCGGACGTGCTGTTCGTCGACGACGGCAACCTGATCACCAGCGCGGGCACGGCCGCAGGCATCGACGCGTGCCTGCACCTGGTGCGCCGCGAACTCGGCAGCGCGGCGGTCAACGTGATCGCCCGGCGGATGGTCGTGCCGCCGCAGCGGGACGGCGGGCAGCGGCAGTACATCGAGATGCCGGTGCCGGTCTGCCGCTCCGACGGGTTGGCGCCGGTGCTGGACTGGGTGCTGGAGAACCTCGACGTCGAGCACTCGGTGTCGGATCTCGCGCGCCGCGCCCGGATGTCGGACCGCAGCTTCGCCCGCCGGTTCGTCGCCGAGACGGGCACCACGCCGCACAAGTGGCTGACCCTGCAGCGGGTGCTGCGGGCCCAACGGCTGCTGGAGGACACCGACATGGGCATCGACGAGGTGGCCCAGCGCAGCGGGTTCGGCAGCGCCGCGCTGCTGCGCCACCACTTCCGCAAGATCGTCGGGGTGGCGCCGGCCGACTTCCGGCGCACGTTCGCGGCCCGCGCCGCGCTCGCGGGGAGCTGA
- a CDS encoding FAD-dependent oxidoreductase, which yields MQQRQARVAVIGAGPSGLYAAAALLAADMPVSIDVLDRLPAPYGLVRYGVAPDHVKMKSVIRVLQKPFDPAEIEFLGGVHVGAGGVPLDVVRQHFHAVVHATGSSVDRALGIPGEELAGSLGSGAFVSWYCGHPDHTKLQPSLHHPGVAVVGAGNVALDVARVLAKTADEMAGTDVPDPVLDTLRGSAVRDIHVLIRRGPQHIRFTPAELRQIGELVNADVLVHDDGVLAAGVEEPEDRRHRQMLDMLAEWSAATPAGKPRRIHLRFLRSPVRILGADGRVAGVVVERNAIVDGRVVGTGEQETLDVGMIVRAIGYDAAPIPGLPFDAATGTVPNVGGRVVRDGEPVPGAYVTGWIKRGPTGVIGTNKADAVETVAALLEDLPGLPDPAEPDPAAFRAALAAHGVRAVDWTAWMRLDAEEVRRGGLRGAERVKVAELAEMLDAAHGATTG from the coding sequence ATGCAGCAGCGACAGGCCCGGGTCGCAGTGATCGGAGCAGGCCCGTCCGGGCTGTACGCCGCCGCCGCGCTGCTGGCCGCCGACATGCCGGTCAGCATCGACGTGCTGGACCGCCTGCCGGCGCCGTACGGCCTCGTCCGGTACGGCGTGGCACCGGATCACGTGAAGATGAAGTCGGTCATCCGCGTGTTGCAGAAGCCGTTCGACCCGGCCGAGATCGAGTTCCTGGGTGGTGTCCACGTCGGTGCCGGTGGCGTGCCGCTCGACGTCGTCCGGCAGCACTTCCACGCCGTCGTGCACGCCACCGGCAGCTCCGTGGACCGTGCCCTCGGCATCCCCGGCGAGGAGCTGGCCGGTTCGCTGGGCTCGGGCGCGTTCGTGAGCTGGTACTGCGGCCACCCCGACCACACGAAGCTGCAGCCGTCGCTGCACCACCCGGGCGTCGCGGTGGTCGGTGCCGGCAACGTCGCACTGGACGTCGCGCGCGTGCTGGCCAAGACCGCCGACGAGATGGCCGGGACCGACGTCCCGGACCCGGTGCTCGACACCCTGCGCGGAAGCGCAGTCCGCGACATCCACGTGCTGATCCGGCGCGGTCCGCAGCACATCCGCTTCACGCCGGCGGAGCTGCGCCAGATCGGCGAGCTCGTGAACGCCGACGTGCTCGTGCACGACGACGGCGTGCTGGCAGCGGGTGTGGAGGAGCCGGAGGACCGGCGGCACCGGCAGATGCTCGACATGCTCGCCGAGTGGTCGGCCGCCACGCCCGCAGGCAAGCCGCGCCGCATCCACCTGCGGTTCCTGCGCTCCCCGGTGCGGATCCTCGGGGCCGACGGTCGCGTCGCAGGCGTGGTGGTCGAGCGCAACGCGATCGTCGACGGGCGCGTCGTCGGCACCGGCGAGCAGGAGACCCTCGACGTCGGGATGATCGTGCGGGCGATCGGCTACGACGCCGCACCCATCCCGGGCCTGCCGTTCGACGCCGCCACCGGAACCGTTCCCAACGTGGGCGGCCGCGTCGTGCGCGACGGAGAGCCGGTGCCCGGCGCGTACGTCACGGGCTGGATCAAGCGCGGTCCCACGGGCGTGATCGGCACCAACAAGGCCGATGCCGTGGAGACGGTGGCCGCGCTGCTGGAGGATCTCCCCGGCCTGCCCGACCCCGCCGAGCCGGATCCCGCGGCCTTCCGGGCTGCGCTCGCCGCGCACGGGGTGCGCGCGGTGGACTGGACGGCGTGGATGCGCCTCGACGCCGAGGAGGTGCGCCGCGGCGGGCTGCGCGGGGCGGAGCGGGTGAAGGTCGCCGAGCTGGC
- a CDS encoding enoyl-CoA hydratase-related protein: MSEEVGTDAAQDAVLAHRDGDGVLTLTFNRPERRNAWADDMYEAYYGRLTDAAADEQVRAVVVTGAGSTFCPGADISRLGRLGRDDARLPHHPVDVPRRFPKPLIAAINGACAGVGLVQALFCHVRFAADTARFSTAFARRGLVAEYGIAWTLTRLVGQERALDLLLSARAFDAAEARERGLVSRVVPRDEVLGAAQAYARDLALHCSPRAMAVIAGQVLDAQDSTFDEALQTSYRHVDRFIGSADLREGVASFLERREPRFEPLGPPPD; the protein is encoded by the coding sequence GTGAGCGAGGAGGTCGGCACCGACGCCGCGCAGGACGCCGTGCTCGCCCACCGCGACGGCGACGGCGTCCTCACCCTCACCTTCAACCGCCCGGAGCGGCGCAACGCCTGGGCCGACGACATGTACGAGGCCTACTACGGGCGCCTCACCGACGCGGCCGCCGACGAGCAGGTGCGTGCGGTGGTCGTCACGGGGGCGGGCAGCACGTTCTGCCCCGGCGCCGACATCTCGCGGCTGGGCCGCCTCGGCCGGGACGACGCGCGGCTCCCGCACCACCCGGTCGACGTGCCGCGCCGGTTCCCCAAGCCGCTCATCGCGGCGATCAACGGTGCCTGCGCGGGCGTCGGGCTCGTGCAGGCGCTGTTCTGCCACGTCCGGTTCGCGGCCGACACGGCCCGGTTCTCCACCGCGTTCGCCCGCCGCGGGCTCGTCGCCGAGTACGGCATCGCGTGGACGCTCACCCGCCTCGTCGGGCAGGAGCGCGCGTTAGACCTGCTGCTCTCGGCCCGCGCGTTCGACGCCGCCGAGGCGCGGGAGCGCGGGCTCGTCAGCCGGGTCGTGCCGCGCGACGAGGTGCTCGGCGCCGCGCAGGCCTACGCGCGCGACCTCGCGCTGCACTGCAGCCCACGGGCGATGGCCGTGATCGCGGGCCAGGTCCTCGACGCGCAGGACTCCACCTTCGACGAGGCGCTGCAGACCTCCTACCGGCACGTCGACCGCTTCATCGGGTCGGCCGACCTGCGAGAGGGGGTGGCCTCCTTCCTCGAGCGGCGCGAGCCCCGGTTCGAGCCGCTCGGTCCTCCTCCCGACTGA